In Chelonoidis abingdonii isolate Lonesome George chromosome 22, CheloAbing_2.0, whole genome shotgun sequence, one genomic interval encodes:
- the LOC116831002 gene encoding uncharacterized protein LOC116831002 — translation MEAAGGEGGAGSPSSTGGGHLSQAGRDLDSAPAGKLQLRNEPFGRGESGREVAADGSVQALVTFDDVAIYFCKEEWEELVEWQKELYRDVMRDNYETLISLVPGPAAAIPALIWLIEQGEEPCAWTCQVSGEGGSARYISSAHELISRNNDEESPEMLGEHRTLPREARASAFPGCGGGVGEGQPGSEGQQGKPAGNPSGGANRCGRGFSEVEDAAASPRTSPEQRLHCCMKYNERFPHLSCVTSHSRAHAGERPHKCPTCEKEFSRRAHLIQHQQVHTKERPYSCPECGRGFSRSSKLMEHQRLHTGERPYECPECQKSFSQSSRLIKHQRIHTGERPYECPECQKSFSQSSRLIKHQRIHTGERPFQCPRCEKSFAESTSMLQHYRVHTGERPYTCSYCQQSFSRGSRLAEHQRVHTGKKPHQCGECGKSFGNRSTLTTHYRTHTSERPFTCGECGKSFKQGSALIAHRRSHTGERPFTCTECGKSFALSSHLIKHQRIHTGERPFQCPECERSFVRNSHLTEHRRIHTGERPYQCPECKRRFRRSSRLVEHQRIHTGERPYKCPQCDKSFIRSSALSDHRLRVHTEEGAAEEDSPSDQPNAPGRERCYQCGECEKSFFRRSCFVEHRRVHTGERPFKCPECKRGFRSSTTLTKHSRIHTEEKPYKCSACEKCFVHCSKLMAHQRSHTAEKPFKCNECEKSFTQKSGLIDHQRIHTGEKPYRCPTCERSFSRSSTLIQHQKIHMTDKPYKCPECERGFRRHAHLREHQKTHAP, via the exons GCCCTGGTCACGTTTGACGATGTTGCCATCTATTTCTGCaaggaggagtgggaggagctAGTGGAATGGCAGAAGGAGCTGTACAGAGACGTGATGCGGGACAACTATGAGACTTTGATCTCCCTGG TGCCAGGTCCTGCAGCTGCCATACCTGCCCTTATCTGGCTGATAGAACAAGGTGAAGAGCCATGTGCCTGGACTTGCCAGGTCTCGGGGGAAGGAGGCAGTGCGAGGTACATTTCCTCAG CCCATGAGCTCATCTCAAGAAATAACGATGAGGAGTCTCCAGAGATGTTGGGTGAGCACAGGACCTTGCCACGAGAAGCCAGAGCAAGTGCTTTCCCAGGCTGTGGTGGGGGTGTGGGTGAGGGGCAGCCTGGATCAGAAGGACAGCAGGGGAAGCCAGCAGGAAACCCAAGTGGTGGAGCGAATCGGTGTGGCAGAGGATTCAGTGAAGTGGAAGATGCCGCTGCCTCCCCAAGAACCTCCCCAGAGCAGAGGTTGCACTGCTGCATGAAATATAATGAACGCTTTCCTCACCTGTCGTGTGTAACCTCTCACTCCAGAGCCCatgctggggagagaccccataagtgcccCACCTGTGAGAAGGAATTCAGCCGGCGTGCACACCTTATTCAGCATCAGCAGGTGCACACAAAGGAGAGACCCTACAGCTGCCCCGAGTGCGGGAGGGGCTTCAGTCGCAGCTCTAAGCTTATGGAGCACCAGAGactccacacaggggagagaccctatgaatgtcCCGAGTGCCAGAaaagcttcagccagagctccaggcTGATCaaacaccagagaatccacacaggggagagaccctatgaatgtcCCGAGTGCCAGAaaagcttcagccagagctccaggcTGATCaaacaccagagaatccacacaggggagaggcccttcCAGTGCCCCAGGTGCGAGAAGAGCTTTGCAGAGAGCACGAGCATGCTGCAGCATTACAGAGTCCACACGGGGGAGAGGCCCTACACGTGCAGCTACTGCCAGCAGAGCTTCAGCCGAGGCTCGCGGCTGGCGGAGCACCAGAGGGTCCACACTGGGAAAAAGCCCCATCAGTGCGGcgagtgcgggaagagcttcgGGAACCGCTCGACCCTCACCACCCACTACAGGACCCACACGAGCGAGAGGCCTTTCACATGTGGTGAGTGTGGCAAGAGCTTCAAGCAGGGCTCGGCGCTGATCGCGCATCGGAGGAGCCACACCGGAGAGAGGCCCTTTACATGCacggagtgtgggaaaagcttcgcTCTGAGCTCACACCTGATCaaacaccagagaatccacacaggggagcgaCCCTTCCAGTGCCCTGAGTGCGAGAGGAGCTTCGTGCGGAACTCACACCTCACCGAGCATCGCCGGATCCACACTGGGGAGAGACCCTACCAGTGTCCTGAATGCAAGAGGAGATTCCGCCGCAGCTCCCGGCTCGTTGAgcaccagaggatccacacaggagaaagaccCTACAAATGTCCCCAGTGTGATAAGAGCTTCATCCGCAGCTCAGCCCTCAGCGATCACCGCCTCCGAGTCCACACGGAGGAGGGCGCTGCGGAGGAGGACAGCCCCTCCGATCAGCCGAACGCCCCCGGAAGAGAAAGATGCTACCAGTGCGGCGAATGCGAGAAGAGCTTCTTTCGGAGATCCTGTTTTGTTGAACACCGCAGAGTCCACACGGGAGAGAGGCCCTTTAAGTGTCCCGAGTGCAAGAGAGGCTTTCGCTCCAGCACAACCCTTACCAAACACTCCAGAATCCATACAGAGGAAAAGCCTTACAAGTGTTCTGCATGCGAGAAATGCTTTGTCCACTGCTCCAAGCTGATGGCGCATCAGAGGAGCCACACCGCAGAGAAACCCTTTAAATGCAACGAGTGCGAGAAAAGCTTCACTCAGAAGTCGGGCCTCATAGATCATCAAAGGATCCACACGGGAGAAAAACCCTATCGATGTCCCACCTGCGAGAGAAGCTTCAGCAGGAGCTCGACACTCATTCAGCATCAGAAAATCCACATGACAGACAAACCCTATAAGTGTCCTGAGTGCGAGAGAGGCTTTAGACGACACGCACATCTCAGAGAACACCAGAAAACCCATGCACCCTAG
- the LOC116831003 gene encoding uncharacterized protein LOC116831003, with protein sequence MAHGSPSPLSASHALQLLHAVTEETQRYLGALQQELEAQNRTMLHFQEEKEGELRQQREQLHLESKEALEALKEQLIQEHLQEIASLQRSHLKEAGDGEQQMLRQQLREKDRELQAIQRSMAHWKDQTTSKLARKFEEELNAALETRFSWDRPRGLRRSVERLDAEIGRLSTDRSEHIHLCPTASSSSAPLGQHGFVSSKLLHQLQGRVRELRAENALFRGGSLEDLAALRAEPGQTGREKFHGASCRK encoded by the exons ATGGCTCATGG GAGCCCATCTCCCCTCTCGGCCAGCCACGCACTCCAGCTCCTGCATGCAGTGACCGAGGAGACCCAGCGCTACCTCGGAGCCTTGCAGCAGGAGCTGGAAGCTCAGAACCGCACCATGCTTCACTTCCAGGAGGAGAAG gagggggagctgaggcagCAGCGAGAGCAGCTTCACTTGGAGAGCAAGGAAGCCCTGGAGGCCCTGAAGGAGCAGCTGATCCAA GAGCACCTCCAGGAGATCGCCAGCCTGCAGCGCAGCCACTTGAAGGAGGCCGGGGATGGGGAGCAGCAGATGCTGCGCCAGCAGCTGCGGGAGAAGGACCGTGAGCTGCAGGCCATCCAGAGGAGCATGGCCCACTGGAAAGACCAGACTACCTCCAAGCTGGCCCGCAAGTTTGAGGAGGAGCTGAATGCGGCGCTGGAGAC GCGCTTCTCCTGGGACAGACCCAGGGGCCTTCGCAGGAGTGTGGAGAGACTGGACGCAGAAATCGGGCGGCTTTCCACG GACCGGAGCGAGCACATCCATCTCTGCCccaccgcctcctcctcctccgccccaCTCGGGCAGCATGGCTTTGTGTCCTCAAAGCTCCTGCACCAGCTGCAGGGCCGCGTGAGGGAGCTGCGGGCAGAGAATGCCCTCTTCCGGGGAGGCAGCCTGGAGGACCTCGCCGCCCTGCGGGCAGAGCCAGGCCAGACGGGCAGAGAAAAG TTCCATGGGGCGAGCTGTAGGAAGTAG